The following proteins are co-located in the Ornithodoros turicata isolate Travis unplaced genomic scaffold, ASM3712646v1 Chromosome16, whole genome shotgun sequence genome:
- the LOC135372667 gene encoding uncharacterized protein LOC135372667, which produces MTSPEPTMPDPAPLASQPSTLHAVAVKIPPFWPADPALWFANIEAQFALRGISTQQTKLFHVVGALGPNEASEVRDVITNPPAANPFDALKDAHTKRTTASEQERLRQLLTAEVLGDRKPSQLLRRMQLLLGDRASSLDESIVRELFLQRLPNTVRMILTTSSSFSLEALAAMADKMTDIAQSTVCAISPQPSAPSPSDFQELRDEVSRLSGLVASSLRFGRSRSPRHRSPRRGNFRRRTPSPLQQSANPDECWYHQIFGDRARRCQPPCARQGNGSVNN; this is translated from the coding sequence ATGACCTCTCCGGAGCCGACGATGCCGGACCCCGCACCGCTGGCGTCGCAACCTTCCACTCTTCATGCTGTAGCCGTGAAGATTCCGCCTTTCTGGCCAGCCGACCCGGCTCTGTGGTTCGCCAACATCGAAGCGCAGTTTGCCCTCCGAGGCATATCTACACAGCAAACAAAATTATTTCACGTCGTTGGAGCGCTTGGCCCTAACGAAGCGTCGGAGGTCAGGGACGTCATCACCAACCCCCCAGCAGCCAACCCTTTCGACGCGTTAAAAGACGCGCACACGAAGAGAACGACAGCCTCCGAACAGGAACGTCTGCGACAACTGCTCACAGCTGAGGTCCTCGGCGACAGGAAGCCTTCACAGCTGCTGCGTCGGATGCAGCTGTTGTTGGGCGATAGGGCCTCATCCTTGGACGAATCCATCGTCCGCGAATTATTCCTTCAGCGGCTTCCGAACACGGTTCGCATGATACTAACAACGTCGAGCAGCTTTTCGCTCGAGGCATTAGCGGCGATGGCGGATAAGATGACGGACATTGCGCAGTCAACTGTTTGTGCCATATCTCCACAACCCTCTGCACCATCACCGTCGGACTTCCAGGAGCTGCGTGACGAAGTCAGCCGCCTTTCCGGCTTAGTTGCATCAAGCCTACGCTTCGGCCGATCGCGAAGCCCAAGACACCGCAGCCCTCGTCGCGGCAACTTCCGTCGTCGCACACCATCGCCTCTCCAACAGTCTGCAAATCCCGATGAGTGCTGGTACCACCAAATTTTCGGAGACCGTGCTCGCCGCTGCCAGCCTCCCTGCGCCAGACAGGGAAACGGGAGCGTCAACAACTGA